Proteins from a single region of Starkeya sp. ORNL1:
- a CDS encoding DUF6572 domain-containing protein yields the protein MSVDDLQVIDAVATDAHDGTIMLVIFDGWDWSDEWEHLNVLQDKINAYLGFVESGQIYEEYPAAVGRKLRIDIFAMLPMPDIGIRFLEQVAAVALQLDIIIAHRVTPMPE from the coding sequence ATGAGCGTGGATGATCTGCAGGTTATTGACGCTGTCGCGACAGACGCTCACGATGGCACAATAATGCTTGTAATATTCGATGGATGGGATTGGAGCGACGAATGGGAACATCTCAATGTTCTGCAGGATAAGATAAACGCTTATCTCGGCTTCGTGGAGTCGGGGCAGATTTACGAGGAGTATCCGGCGGCAGTTGGCCGAAAGTTGCGTATCGATATTTTCGCCATGCTGCCGATGCCAGATATCGGAATCAGGTTTCTCGAACAGGTTGCGGCGGTTGCGCTGCAGTTGGATATAATCATAGCTCACCGAGTGACACCCATGCCGGAATAG
- a CDS encoding HYD1 signature containing ADP-ribosyltransferase family protein: MAQFRNSPPPDWGGWGDDPLYFPRSDPLSGGYNPGEDYDGLTAPVPSAPPRSTTPFGQFLPSLLDAVARLPKPPPPGRFLPSIGVHLPPPQTVLATRRYDPPPPPLTPLEPAADYTTLTVPKPMVGPQSTERVAGFGVTPARVPGGLDPAQGDGLWPNAAAGFSEVVYNALGGTADDRADSINDQIDQVNFLLGRNDPYIAEDQILGSRWFATKAEDWLEVPDPARIRAVTGWEKAARVGGVAAASLVALLLATRGSGTATRTPSLPNVQPLGPGGNPPGGAPGAPSQAGRAFTGGRVAADDTARTAGGLVATTKPEQAYGGRSVDAFDSSDTSILPKPYQDAASVISTGKELPPRQVLYHYTDERGLNGITTSNYLNPSLWYAGTKDVRYGNGQYVSDIVPGTRTPEELSAAFLRSPYQGHRFTHYIEIDATDLGAINGRPGVYVIPNEKPLDLTRRILRNGRVPGK, encoded by the coding sequence ATGGCGCAGTTCAGGAATTCGCCGCCGCCCGACTGGGGCGGCTGGGGCGACGATCCACTCTATTTCCCGCGCAGCGATCCGCTCAGCGGCGGCTATAACCCCGGCGAGGACTATGACGGGCTGACCGCCCCGGTCCCCTCCGCCCCGCCGCGCTCGACCACTCCGTTCGGCCAGTTCCTGCCCTCGCTGCTCGACGCGGTGGCGCGGCTGCCGAAGCCGCCGCCGCCCGGCCGGTTCCTCCCCTCGATCGGCGTGCATCTGCCGCCGCCGCAGACCGTGCTGGCGACGCGGCGGTACGACCCGCCGCCGCCCCCGCTGACCCCTCTGGAACCAGCGGCCGACTATACGACGCTGACCGTCCCCAAGCCTATGGTGGGGCCGCAATCCACCGAGCGTGTCGCCGGCTTCGGCGTCACGCCGGCACGGGTGCCAGGCGGACTGGATCCTGCGCAGGGCGACGGCCTGTGGCCGAATGCGGCGGCCGGTTTCAGTGAGGTCGTCTACAACGCGCTCGGCGGGACCGCCGATGACCGAGCCGACAGCATCAACGACCAGATCGACCAGGTCAACTTCCTGCTCGGAAGGAATGACCCGTACATCGCGGAAGACCAGATCCTCGGCTCTCGCTGGTTCGCTACGAAAGCCGAGGACTGGCTTGAAGTGCCGGACCCGGCGCGCATTCGCGCCGTCACCGGCTGGGAGAAGGCAGCGCGCGTCGGGGGCGTAGCCGCCGCCAGCCTGGTGGCGCTGCTGCTGGCGACGCGCGGTTCTGGCACCGCCACGCGCACGCCATCCCTGCCGAATGTGCAGCCACTTGGACCCGGGGGCAATCCGCCGGGCGGCGCGCCGGGGGCACCGTCGCAAGCTGGCCGCGCCTTTACGGGTGGTCGCGTGGCGGCGGATGATACCGCACGGACGGCGGGCGGACTTGTCGCGACTACGAAGCCGGAGCAGGCGTATGGGGGTCGTAGCGTCGACGCTTTTGACTCAAGCGATACGTCTATTCTTCCGAAACCATACCAAGACGCAGCGAGTGTAATTTCGACTGGAAAAGAGCTTCCTCCTCGCCAGGTTTTATACCACTATACTGATGAGCGGGGCTTGAACGGAATTACTACAAGCAATTATCTGAATCCGTCATTGTGGTACGCTGGGACGAAGGATGTTCGATACGGAAATGGCCAGTACGTGTCCGATATTGTGCCAGGCACCAGAACTCCTGAGGAGTTATCGGCCGCCTTTCTCCGTAGTCCTTACCAAGGGCATCGTTTCACACACTACATCGAGATCGACGCTACCGATTTGGGGGCAATCAACGGACGTCCAGGAGTCTATGTGATACCGAATGAGAAGCCTCTCGATCTGACTCGACGAATTCTCAGGAACGGTAGGGTGCCGGGCAAATGA
- a CDS encoding (2Fe-2S)-binding protein, protein MERAQAVAGPTIPAPDKIQITLVVNGEARALKVAPWTSLLDALRDHLDLTGTKKGCDHGQCGACTVLVEGRRIVSCLTFAVMKDGAEVTTVEGLETDGTLHPVQQAFIDHDAFQCGYCTPGQICSAVGLISEGKAHTADEIRELMSGNLCRCGAYPNILAAIQQAMGELVASNQPANTRQGARP, encoded by the coding sequence ATGGAACGAGCACAAGCCGTGGCGGGGCCGACAATCCCCGCGCCAGACAAGATCCAGATCACGCTGGTGGTCAATGGCGAGGCGAGGGCGCTGAAGGTGGCGCCCTGGACCAGCCTGCTCGACGCGCTGCGCGACCATCTCGACCTCACCGGCACCAAGAAGGGCTGCGACCACGGCCAGTGCGGCGCCTGCACGGTGCTGGTGGAAGGCCGGCGCATCGTCTCCTGCCTCACCTTCGCGGTGATGAAGGACGGTGCCGAGGTCACCACCGTCGAAGGGCTGGAGACCGACGGGACGCTGCATCCGGTGCAGCAGGCCTTCATCGACCATGATGCCTTCCAGTGCGGCTACTGTACCCCCGGGCAGATCTGCTCGGCGGTCGGCCTGATCAGCGAGGGCAAGGCGCACACCGCGGACGAGATCCGCGAGCTGATGAGCGGCAATCTCTGCCGCTGCGGCGCCTACCCCAACATCCTCGCGGCGATCCAGCAGGCGATGGGCGAACTCGTCGCCAGCAACCAGCCGGCGAATACCCGGCAGGGGGCGCGGCCATGA
- a CDS encoding DUF6572 domain-containing protein, whose protein sequence is MSLDNLEVIDAVGTDARNGTIFLAIIDAWDWSDEWIHLNALQDKLNLYFEFVESGRIYEEYPAANGRYLRIDVLCKYPIPDIGLAFLERASKVAAQLNMTVTHRLC, encoded by the coding sequence ATGAGTTTGGACAACCTCGAGGTGATTGACGCGGTGGGTACCGATGCGCGTAACGGTACGATATTTCTTGCCATTATCGACGCCTGGGACTGGAGTGACGAATGGATACATCTTAATGCATTACAAGATAAGTTGAATTTATATTTTGAGTTCGTGGAATCGGGCAGGATATATGAAGAATATCCAGCCGCTAACGGTCGATATTTGCGCATCGACGTCTTATGTAAATATCCAATTCCCGATATCGGGCTAGCATTCCTAGAGAGGGCATCGAAAGTTGCCGCTCAGTTAAATATGACTGTGACTCACCGATTGTGTTGA
- a CDS encoding FAD-dependent oxidoreductase — protein MAIIGGGPGGLFTAWHLASKAGNACKVTIYEASERLGGKIVTREFAGAGIYEAGVAEIYDYSALGPDPLRNLIENELELEIKHISGGACILDGKIIEDCEHLTESFGEVTQQQVTAFRRKCEEMLKPGDYYSSARVVDNTHPWARMLGEDVIAEEMTDEMARRYVRVMAHSDVAAPPHLTNGLTFLKNALMDSTGYIDVFSVVGGNEQIVDSLVEELDADVCFNAALTSVRPLFDGTYQLGMCINGEPQTIAADYVILALPLTALSIIDWRSPHLQQAMARHINYFDRPGHYLRATLLFERPFWREVLPGAWWMLDAFDGCCAYDEGARNEIGQWGALGFLIAGNAALGLANMSDEAIEKLCLDALPPELAIGKRLIVDSRIHRWMASVNAIPGGYPVRSAFVNHRPAASQLPGLAVVGDYMFDATLNGVLDSADAATDILLADMLAKRHVHRAETTGIPAICQWFVGGDEAQNAVFDAGYLARMLDLVWGVRPGARILNIGSGRGRVVTALRALGFDAIGIEPNRSVWSDTPKDAQAFNLCCTLDELKLPAGYFDVVLDTGLCRFERAQLGDVLKEVRRVTRRGLVLGSVTTDLPIEFIERKQLLAGMGTLASRWDWSDQLLAVGFGFALADPQRLDVAWKQSVEAGAAPGEWYEDPESLLYCFFDARAGAEQDLAAIEAAERIVREHLYEDLRVPAGIVVAAE, from the coding sequence GTGGCGATCATCGGCGGCGGCCCGGGAGGGCTGTTCACCGCATGGCACCTCGCGTCCAAGGCGGGCAATGCCTGCAAGGTCACCATCTACGAGGCCAGCGAGCGGCTGGGCGGCAAGATCGTCACCCGGGAGTTCGCCGGCGCCGGGATCTATGAGGCCGGCGTCGCCGAGATCTACGACTATTCGGCGCTCGGCCCCGACCCGTTGCGCAATCTCATCGAGAACGAGCTGGAACTGGAGATCAAGCACATCTCCGGCGGCGCCTGCATCCTCGATGGCAAGATCATCGAAGATTGCGAGCATCTGACCGAGAGCTTCGGCGAGGTCACGCAGCAGCAGGTCACCGCCTTCCGGCGCAAGTGCGAAGAGATGCTGAAGCCGGGCGACTATTATTCGAGCGCCCGCGTCGTCGACAATACCCATCCGTGGGCGCGCATGCTGGGCGAAGACGTCATCGCCGAGGAGATGACCGACGAGATGGCGCGCCGCTATGTCCGGGTCATGGCGCACAGCGACGTCGCGGCGCCACCGCACCTCACCAACGGCCTGACCTTCCTGAAGAACGCGCTGATGGATTCCACCGGATACATCGACGTGTTCTCGGTGGTCGGCGGCAATGAGCAGATCGTCGACAGCCTGGTCGAGGAACTCGACGCCGACGTCTGCTTCAATGCCGCGCTGACCTCGGTGCGTCCGCTGTTCGACGGCACCTACCAGCTCGGCATGTGCATCAATGGCGAGCCGCAGACCATCGCCGCCGATTATGTCATCCTCGCATTGCCGCTCACCGCATTGTCGATCATCGACTGGCGCTCGCCGCATCTGCAGCAGGCGATGGCGCGCCACATCAATTACTTCGATCGGCCCGGCCATTATCTGCGCGCCACCTTGCTGTTCGAGCGCCCGTTCTGGCGCGAGGTGCTGCCCGGCGCGTGGTGGATGCTCGACGCCTTCGACGGCTGCTGTGCCTATGACGAGGGCGCGCGCAACGAGATCGGCCAATGGGGCGCGCTCGGCTTCCTGATTGCCGGCAATGCGGCCCTCGGCCTCGCCAACATGTCCGACGAGGCGATCGAGAAACTCTGCCTCGATGCGCTGCCGCCGGAGCTTGCCATCGGCAAGCGCCTGATCGTGGACAGCCGCATCCATCGCTGGATGGCGTCGGTCAATGCCATTCCCGGCGGCTATCCGGTGCGCAGCGCCTTTGTCAATCACCGCCCGGCGGCAAGCCAGCTGCCCGGCCTCGCCGTGGTCGGCGACTACATGTTCGACGCGACGCTGAACGGCGTGCTGGATTCCGCGGACGCCGCCACCGACATCCTGCTGGCCGACATGCTCGCCAAGCGCCACGTCCACCGCGCCGAGACCACCGGCATCCCCGCGATCTGCCAGTGGTTCGTGGGCGGCGACGAGGCGCAGAACGCGGTGTTCGATGCGGGCTACCTCGCCCGCATGCTGGACCTGGTCTGGGGCGTGCGCCCCGGGGCGCGGATCCTGAACATCGGCTCCGGCCGGGGGCGGGTGGTGACCGCGCTGCGGGCGCTCGGCTTCGACGCCATCGGCATCGAGCCGAACCGCTCGGTGTGGAGCGACACGCCGAAGGACGCCCAGGCGTTCAATCTCTGCTGCACGCTGGACGAGCTCAAGCTGCCCGCCGGCTATTTCGATGTCGTGCTTGACACCGGGCTGTGCCGCTTCGAGCGGGCCCAGCTCGGCGACGTGCTGAAGGAAGTGCGGCGGGTGACGCGGCGCGGGCTAGTGCTCGGATCCGTCACCACCGATTTGCCGATCGAGTTCATCGAGCGCAAGCAATTGCTCGCCGGCATGGGCACGCTTGCCTCGCGCTGGGACTGGTCGGACCAGCTGCTGGCGGTCGGCTTCGGCTTCGCGCTGGCCGATCCGCAGCGGCTCGATGTCGCCTGGAAGCAGTCGGTGGAAGCCGGCGCCGCGCCCGGTGAGTGGTACGAGGATCCGGAGAGCCTGCTCTATTGCTTCTTCGATGCGCGGGCGGGCGCCGAGCAGGACCTCGCTGCCATCGAAGCGGCAGAGCGGATCGTGCGGGAGCACCTCTATGAGGACCTGCGCGTTCCCGCCGGCATCGTCGTCGCCGCCGAGTAA
- a CDS encoding xanthine dehydrogenase family protein molybdopterin-binding subunit has translation MEKYIGTGASRIDGRAKVTGAAKYAAEHNTPGLAHGYVVTSSIAKGRIVGIDAGAALRVAGVLDVFSHQHRPHMARSDEAYSDDAAPKGSPFRPLHDDLIVFNGQPVALVVAEEAEIARYAASLVRVTYEEEPHATDVFGTHEDVVLEPTATPPDSIFGPQFPRGDALAAYAAAAVRHAGEYSTPIEHHNPMELFATTVVWEGGGKLTVHDKTQGVQNVQRYVCSVLELKSEDVRVTSAYMGGGFGAGLRPQYQVVLAVLAALGLERSVRLVLTRQQMYGLGYRPAMIQKIELGATGEGTLDAIAHDAVTITSQYEDFFRQETGWSGLLYKSSNALYRHRLARLDLPTSCDMRCPSAATAMFALESAMDELAIKLEIDPLELRRRCYSDREQHHDRPYSSKNLRACYEEGARAFGWAKRNPAPRSTREGRELVGWGMGSGIWEALQVPVAVRIVLSANGHAEVSSAASDIGTGTYTIMAQVAADMLGLPMESISVRLGDSTLPQCPIEGGSWLAASISNGIVTTAEAIRDEVLKLAGSMPGSPLAGLRADEVELAGGRLVSKRDASRGVSISDAMRHGGAERIDQLKTTKFDDDHSKAHNAHAAVFAEVKVDEEIGIIRVTRVVSAVAAGRILNAKTAHSQIMGGVVWGIGMALHEQTVLDHGFGRVMNADLAEYAVPVHADVHDIEVIFVEEQDPTINGLGVKGLGEIGIVGVAAAIANAVYHATGTRVRDLPITLDKLRR, from the coding sequence ATGGAAAAATACATCGGAACCGGCGCCTCCCGCATTGACGGCCGCGCCAAGGTGACCGGCGCCGCCAAATACGCGGCGGAGCACAATACGCCCGGCCTCGCCCATGGCTATGTCGTCACCTCCAGCATCGCCAAGGGCCGCATCGTCGGCATCGATGCCGGCGCGGCGCTGCGGGTGGCCGGCGTGCTCGACGTGTTCTCCCACCAGCACCGCCCGCACATGGCGCGCAGCGACGAGGCGTACAGCGACGACGCGGCGCCGAAGGGCTCGCCGTTCCGCCCGCTCCATGACGACCTCATCGTCTTCAACGGCCAGCCGGTCGCCCTCGTGGTGGCGGAGGAGGCCGAGATCGCGCGCTACGCCGCCTCGCTGGTGCGCGTGACCTATGAGGAGGAGCCGCACGCCACCGATGTGTTCGGCACCCACGAGGATGTGGTGCTGGAGCCCACCGCCACGCCGCCGGACAGCATCTTCGGCCCGCAATTCCCGCGCGGCGACGCGCTGGCGGCCTATGCGGCGGCCGCGGTGCGCCATGCCGGCGAATATTCGACGCCGATCGAGCACCACAATCCGATGGAGCTGTTCGCCACCACCGTGGTGTGGGAGGGCGGGGGCAAGCTCACCGTGCACGACAAGACCCAGGGCGTGCAGAACGTGCAGCGCTATGTGTGCAGCGTGCTCGAATTGAAGTCCGAGGATGTGCGGGTGACCTCCGCCTATATGGGCGGCGGCTTCGGGGCGGGCCTCAGGCCGCAATACCAGGTGGTGCTGGCGGTGCTCGCCGCGCTGGGGCTGGAGCGCTCGGTGCGCCTGGTGCTGACCCGCCAGCAGATGTACGGGCTCGGCTATCGCCCCGCCATGATCCAGAAGATCGAGCTGGGTGCGACCGGCGAGGGCACGCTGGACGCCATCGCCCACGACGCGGTGACCATCACCTCGCAATATGAGGACTTCTTCCGGCAGGAGACCGGCTGGTCCGGCCTGCTCTACAAATCCAGCAATGCACTCTACCGGCACCGGCTGGCGCGGCTCGATTTGCCGACCTCGTGCGACATGCGCTGCCCCAGCGCGGCGACCGCCATGTTCGCGCTGGAGAGCGCGATGGACGAGCTCGCCATCAAGCTCGAGATCGACCCGCTGGAATTGCGGCGGCGCTGCTATTCCGACCGCGAGCAGCACCACGACCGTCCCTACAGCAGCAAGAACCTGCGCGCCTGCTACGAAGAGGGCGCACGGGCGTTCGGCTGGGCGAAGCGCAACCCGGCGCCGCGTTCGACCCGCGAGGGCAGGGAACTGGTCGGCTGGGGCATGGGCTCCGGCATATGGGAGGCGCTGCAGGTGCCGGTCGCGGTGCGCATCGTGCTCTCCGCCAATGGCCATGCCGAGGTATCGAGCGCGGCCTCCGATATCGGCACCGGCACCTACACCATCATGGCGCAGGTGGCGGCGGACATGCTGGGCCTGCCGATGGAGAGCATCAGCGTGCGGCTCGGCGATTCCACCCTGCCGCAATGCCCGATCGAAGGCGGCTCCTGGCTTGCCGCCTCGATCTCGAACGGCATCGTGACCACGGCCGAGGCGATCCGCGACGAGGTGTTGAAACTCGCCGGCTCAATGCCGGGCTCGCCGCTGGCCGGCCTTCGCGCCGACGAGGTGGAGCTGGCCGGCGGCCGGCTGGTGAGCAAGCGCGACGCCTCGCGCGGCGTCTCGATCAGCGACGCCATGCGCCATGGCGGCGCGGAGCGCATCGACCAGCTGAAGACCACCAAGTTCGACGACGACCATTCCAAGGCGCACAACGCCCATGCGGCGGTGTTTGCCGAGGTGAAGGTGGACGAGGAGATCGGCATCATCCGCGTGACCCGGGTGGTGAGCGCGGTCGCAGCCGGGCGCATCCTGAACGCCAAGACCGCGCACAGCCAGATCATGGGCGGGGTGGTGTGGGGCATCGGCATGGCGCTGCACGAGCAGACCGTGCTGGACCACGGCTTCGGCCGGGTGATGAACGCCGACCTCGCGGAATATGCCGTGCCGGTGCATGCCGACGTGCACGACATCGAGGTGATCTTCGTGGAGGAGCAGGACCCGACCATCAACGGGCTGGGCGTCAAGGGCCTCGGCGAGATCGGCATTGTCGGCGTGGCGGCGGCGATTGCGAACGCGGTGTACCACGCCACCGGCACCCGGGTACGCGACCTGCCGATCACGCTCGACAAGCTCAGGCGCTAG
- a CDS encoding xanthine dehydrogenase family protein subunit M produces MINFQYARASDVADAVRQIAAAPGAKFIAGGTNLIDLMRKDVMRPERLIDISRLPLKTVEDTAEGGLRIGALVPNSDLAYHPLIAQRYPLLGSAILAGASQQLRNMASTGGNLLQRTRCAYFYDTVTPCNKREPGSGCSAIAGHNRMHAILGTSEACIATHPSDMCVALAALDAKVRVAGPSGERAIAFADFHRLPGDTPQRDTNLAPDELIVAIELPARGFAANYSYLKIRDRLSYAFALVSVAAALDLSGGRIREARLALGGVAHKPWRDRAAEAALQGQEPGPASFGRAADVLLHAAKGFAHNSFKIDLARRAIVRTLTQAANATPQSQSDKRIR; encoded by the coding sequence ATGATCAATTTCCAGTATGCGCGGGCCAGCGACGTGGCCGACGCGGTGCGGCAGATCGCGGCCGCGCCGGGTGCCAAATTCATCGCCGGCGGCACCAATTTGATCGACCTGATGCGCAAGGATGTGATGCGGCCGGAGCGGCTGATCGACATCTCGCGGCTGCCGCTGAAGACCGTCGAGGACACCGCGGAAGGCGGCCTTCGCATCGGCGCGCTGGTGCCGAATTCCGACCTCGCCTATCACCCTTTGATCGCGCAGCGCTATCCGCTGCTTGGCAGCGCCATCCTCGCCGGCGCCTCGCAGCAGCTGCGCAACATGGCCTCGACCGGCGGCAACCTCTTGCAGCGCACCCGCTGCGCCTATTTCTACGACACCGTGACGCCCTGCAATAAACGCGAGCCCGGCAGCGGCTGCTCAGCGATTGCCGGCCATAACCGCATGCACGCCATACTCGGCACCAGCGAGGCCTGCATCGCCACCCACCCCTCCGACATGTGCGTGGCGCTTGCCGCGCTCGATGCAAAGGTGCGGGTGGCCGGGCCTTCCGGCGAGCGCGCCATCGCCTTTGCCGACTTCCACCGGCTGCCCGGCGACACCCCGCAGCGCGACACCAACCTGGCGCCCGACGAACTGATCGTCGCCATCGAACTGCCGGCGCGGGGCTTTGCCGCCAACTACTCCTACCTGAAGATCCGCGACCGCCTCTCTTATGCGTTCGCGCTGGTGTCGGTGGCGGCAGCGCTGGACCTCAGCGGCGGGCGGATCCGCGAGGCGCGGCTCGCACTCGGCGGCGTGGCGCACAAGCCGTGGCGCGACCGCGCGGCGGAGGCGGCGCTGCAGGGGCAGGAGCCGGGACCGGCGAGCTTCGGGCGGGCCGCCGACGTGCTGCTGCACGCCGCGAAGGGCTTTGCCCATAACAGCTTCAAGATCGACCTCGCCCGGCGGGCGATCGTGCGCACGCTGACCCAGGCGGCGAATGCGACGCCGCAGTCGCAATCCGACAAGAGGATCCGGTGA
- a CDS encoding cupin domain-containing protein, which translates to MTDAEPGEFVLAGVAIRRLVSGDETQGAFCLFENRSGGQTRTPIHVHADDDETVYVIEGQVTAIVDGEARTLSPGESIFLKRGIPHQLMNPRDEPARYLVIGTPSVFERFLAEAGRELAKGEAAGPPTAADIERLKAAAPRFGITLLGDWPARG; encoded by the coding sequence ATGACAGATGCCGAACCTGGGGAATTCGTGCTCGCCGGCGTCGCCATCAGGCGACTGGTTTCCGGCGATGAGACGCAAGGCGCATTCTGCCTGTTCGAAAACCGCAGCGGCGGGCAGACCAGGACGCCGATCCATGTCCATGCCGATGATGACGAGACGGTCTATGTCATCGAAGGACAGGTGACCGCGATCGTCGATGGCGAGGCGCGGACGCTGTCGCCGGGCGAGAGCATCTTCCTGAAGCGCGGCATCCCGCACCAGCTGATGAACCCCCGCGATGAGCCCGCGCGCTACCTGGTGATCGGCACGCCGAGCGTGTTCGAGCGCTTTCTCGCCGAAGCCGGCCGTGAACTCGCCAAGGGCGAGGCGGCGGGACCACCGACCGCCGCCGATATAGAGCGCCTCAAGGCCGCCGCGCCGCGGTTCGGCATCACGCTGCTGGGCGACTGGCCGGCAAGAGGATAG
- a CDS encoding SDR family NAD(P)-dependent oxidoreductase, translating into MDISFKGRKAVVTGGSRGIGRAIALALARNGADVAICARGGDALRSAEVELRELGGTIFAMACDVGDGPALTRFIEAAAGALGGIDILVNNASGVGLSDDEEGWLASINIDLLATVRASRAAVPFMERAGGGSIVNIASISGLMAVARALPYAAVKAAIVNYTKGQALALAARRIRVNAIAPGSIEFPGGVWDQRKHSNPELYRATLGKIPWGRFGGPEEIASVALFLAGDMSSWVTGQTIVVDGGQMLS; encoded by the coding sequence ATGGATATCTCGTTCAAAGGCAGGAAGGCCGTCGTCACCGGCGGCAGCCGCGGCATCGGGCGCGCGATCGCGCTTGCCCTTGCCCGGAACGGCGCCGACGTGGCGATCTGCGCGCGCGGCGGCGACGCATTGCGGTCCGCCGAGGTGGAACTGCGGGAGCTTGGCGGGACGATCTTCGCCATGGCCTGCGACGTGGGCGACGGACCGGCATTGACGCGCTTCATCGAGGCGGCGGCGGGTGCACTGGGCGGCATCGACATTCTCGTCAACAACGCCTCCGGCGTCGGCCTGAGCGATGACGAGGAGGGCTGGCTTGCCAGCATCAATATCGATCTGCTGGCGACCGTGCGCGCCAGCCGCGCGGCGGTGCCGTTCATGGAACGGGCCGGCGGCGGCAGCATCGTCAATATCGCCTCGATCTCCGGGCTGATGGCGGTGGCGCGTGCGCTGCCCTATGCCGCGGTGAAGGCGGCGATCGTCAACTACACCAAGGGACAGGCGCTCGCCTTGGCCGCACGCCGCATCCGGGTCAATGCGATTGCGCCCGGCTCCATCGAATTTCCCGGCGGGGTCTGGGACCAGCGCAAGCACTCAAATCCCGAGCTCTATCGGGCCACGCTCGGGAAGATCCCCTGGGGGCGCTTTGGCGGGCCGGAGGAAATAGCCAGCGTGGCGCTGTTCCTGGCCGGCGACATGTCGAGCTGGGTGACCGGGCAGACCATCGTGGTGGATGGCGGCCAGATGCTGAGTTGA
- a CDS encoding phage terminase large subunit: MSATPEPTPNAPEPAIVWRPQEGPQKALVDCPHTEVFFGGARGGGKTDGVLGKWALKERRYGADFNAIMFRRTTIASEDAIERSKQIYEPLGAKYNESKRRWRMPNGGRVSFAYLDSVDDAQQYQGRNLTDAWVEEAGQYPDPAPIDRLFGTLRSAAGVPVQLVLTANPGGPGQHWISERYGLVPFPRKPQLASRTLRSGKRHVAAVIPSRITDNKLLLESDPDYIDRLQLVGSDALVRAWLEGDWAAIEGAFFDCWDARTHIVEPFAVPKGWTRFRSFDWGSARPFSVGWWAIVGDDHKAGSIRLPRGALLRYREWYGARGANKGLKLTTEEVARGIIERDGGEALAYSVADPAIFTADGGPSRAEIFAQHGVHFMRADNKRVSGHGAMGGWDEMRQRLKGMGGVPMLFVSAHCRDFIRTVPVLPHDPARPEDIDTDAEDHIADEARYACMSRPWVADAGALAPRRARDWFGDPEDDAASAAANWKIL; encoded by the coding sequence ATGTCGGCGACGCCTGAACCCACCCCCAACGCGCCGGAACCCGCCATCGTCTGGCGCCCGCAGGAGGGCCCGCAAAAGGCGCTGGTCGACTGCCCGCACACCGAGGTGTTCTTCGGCGGTGCGCGCGGCGGCGGCAAGACCGATGGCGTGCTCGGCAAATGGGCGCTGAAGGAACGCCGCTATGGCGCCGACTTCAACGCAATCATGTTCCGCCGCACCACCATCGCCTCGGAAGACGCCATCGAGCGCTCGAAGCAGATCTATGAGCCGCTCGGCGCCAAGTATAATGAAAGCAAACGGCGCTGGCGCATGCCCAATGGCGGCCGGGTTTCCTTTGCTTATCTCGACAGTGTCGACGATGCCCAGCAATATCAGGGCCGCAACCTCACCGATGCCTGGGTGGAGGAGGCCGGGCAATATCCCGACCCGGCGCCGATCGACCGGCTGTTCGGCACGCTGCGCTCCGCCGCCGGCGTGCCGGTGCAACTGGTGCTGACGGCCAACCCCGGCGGGCCGGGCCAGCACTGGATTTCCGAGCGCTACGGCCTGGTGCCGTTTCCGCGCAAGCCGCAACTGGCGAGCCGCACGCTGCGCTCCGGCAAGCGGCACGTCGCCGCCGTTATCCCCTCGCGCATCACCGACAACAAGCTGCTGCTCGAAAGCGACCCGGATTATATCGACCGGCTGCAACTGGTCGGCTCCGACGCGCTGGTGCGGGCCTGGCTGGAGGGCGACTGGGCGGCGATCGAAGGCGCGTTCTTCGATTGCTGGGATGCGCGCACCCATATCGTCGAGCCGTTCGCGGTACCGAAGGGCTGGACCCGGTTCCGCTCGTTCGACTGGGGCTCGGCCCGCCCGTTCTCGGTCGGCTGGTGGGCCATCGTCGGCGACGACCACAAGGCCGGCAGCATCCGGCTGCCGCGCGGCGCGCTGCTGCGCTACCGCGAATGGTATGGCGCGCGCGGCGCCAACAAGGGGCTGAAGCTCACCACCGAGGAGGTGGCGCGCGGCATCATCGAGCGCGATGGCGGCGAGGCCCTTGCCTATTCGGTGGCCGACCCGGCGATCTTCACCGCCGACGGCGGGCCCTCGCGCGCCGAGATCTTTGCCCAGCATGGCGTGCATTTCATGCGCGCCGACAACAAGCGCGTCTCCGGCCATGGCGCGATGGGCGGCTGGGACGAGATGCGCCAGCGGCTGAAGGGGATGGGCGGGGTGCCGATGCTGTTCGTCTCCGCCCATTGCCGCGACTTCATCCGCACCGTGCCGGTGCTGCCGCACGATCCCGCGCGCCCGGAAGATATCGACACCGACGCCGAGGACCATATCGCCGACGAGGCGCGCTACGCCTGCATGAGCCGCCCCTGGGTGGCCGATGCGGGCGCGCTGGCTCCCCGCCGCGCCCGCGACTGGTTCGGCGATCCCGAAGATGACGCCGCGAGCGCGGCCGCGAACTGGAAGATCCTGTGA